Proteins co-encoded in one Acidobacteriota bacterium genomic window:
- a CDS encoding right-handed parallel beta-helix repeat-containing protein: MRFGDVRRITGIIGASKIRFLRNLCLLATVGLSLFALDHGDPTRAQEQPEFPSSSFATFTVINTNDSGAGSLRQAIIDANNAVGLDTINFNIPGAGLHTITPLSSLPFVTSSVTIDATTQLGFAGSPIIELDGTSAGSNTSGLIITAGNSRIKGLIINRFSGIGIELFNCSNSTIEGNYIGTNAAGTVALPNVNYGIIIGYNNSNNNVIGGLTAASRNVISGNHQAGIGISGSSNNQILGNYIGTNPAGSAAIPNDYGIFIANTALNNVVGGTASGSRNIISGNLFDGILILQQLDSTGNQIVGNYIGTDVSGGSAIPNVRGISSTASNNLIGGSGANAGNVIAFNSGLGIRVYSTSDTGVSDSILGNSIFSNGGLGIDLADNGVTLNDIGDGDSGSNNLQNFPVLTAATSIGGGSASIQGTLNSVANTSFRIEFFSNPSCDASGNGEGKTYLGTTNVTTNANGDAAINATVTAPSVGYSVTSTATRLLAGNPTDTSEFSACRPYSAGSLQFSAPAYFTLESGNVFFGVNVTRTGGNAGSVSTGVYSCEPFSGSPYATPGQDYSLLSGGVGFGDGDANPQFVPIQLIDDAIFESSETIQLCLANPSGGAVIGSPSVTQVILNENDPPPTLTINNITANEGNSGTTAFLFTVTKTGATSVNAAVNAATQNGTATTAGGDYQSTSGNLTFLPVETTKTFSVLVNGDTIFEPDETFLVNLTAPTNAAISNGVGTGTITNDDPQTPSVSVAVAPASVIEGSGASLTYTFTRSSAAAGAQTINFNVGGTAQYPTDYNVNSPSQPATFSAANGTVTFAAASLTAIVNVTPINAQMVEPDETIILTVTPGAGYTVTAPTSATGTIINDDTDITCIGPAPASVNENSGLAMAYTCTRNGVTATAASIPFTLGGTATFSIDYTVTGNISGVNAAGGALNFGAGFTTATVNINPVADPVVEADETVIVAFATGPGFSIVPNPTVLTGTIVNDDQDVSVAVSLTNPVSPGNSVNEDGTVNLLYTFTRVTSLGLQAQPLTVNFTTTGTATNPPDFTQTATGTITFLAGQATRTMVVDPTPDSTVEPDETVFITVTPGSGYNAQPPGAVGTITNDDAPIGGCPTGSIEYGQSILSVIDPSSCLIDGDLTELYTFNGTAGQQIVITMSSDSFFTRLQLFDPSNNMVDQTPPNGSVTDSRLPGSGLLTLPAAGAYIIRARAQSGGIGAYRLSLYLRPATGCTYSFTPRTNAVAAGGAFAFFVVTQPGCPPADTPANSGQIYNSLTYRGGLVKFNVLPNGANTRTGTIPINSQTHLINQFGTAVPSNDNFANALAITGISSKTATFPTLEQAEVPDAPIIGYNLSATAEAGEPAHAAINAAKSVWYSWTTPAASSGLYSFTTSGSDFDTVMAVYSCPASGVCSFANITAVGANDDTTFYDNTSKVNFRAVAGTRYMIAVDGKNGASGSIQLSWRSYERLFRLYLQNYNGFPSAFVPDSISASNGSNTVIPSLVSRSVYEFSLPVDNSVYVVNITGPAGIVWDPNNFPLTTAFREAGDSTLATQIGNQNVVSNAQSQTPQHVSGFIRNISLGEIPTLSVFIGSSRGPNPVDARPCTPLGQQTIQPFQYAVYDCLSQPDTLHEIVPSMANKIFVLPSRIFEHPIEAKETGGPVPPQALVATNSATYNLAGRVLSGGAGTTVDLQFTPTGTTQEISLRTTTNELGAFSFTNLAPNTYKLKATKPGYTFVSPSPISLQSNLTGVEISSQAPCTFTPASLSAISASGGSNQINVTTSHPGCEWTATSDVPWIIINSGEIVGNQPVFFTVAANAGAAREGTIRIRNRPDPVVILQAAGTIPLSFEGDLVDAVGTAAGGDGVLANDVLTIRRFVLGLATAVTTPNQFQRADCAPRDVSSNTYGDGAINSTDVTVVRRYNLGIDPPTAAAGPAVPAGTFAERLNGGPRFDPFYLGPIVRITDSEGIAGKKVKVWIKLDSQGDVASGSFTLNFNPKAFSLVSVGLRADMPAETNLMLNTNDSRLGRLGVLLDSTRTYESGNRPIMVFTFDVSPDAMPGIYPLVINGSLAPLSLSDAYGNLIMATYPSGQVLVRPSEGKY; this comes from the coding sequence ATGAGATTTGGTGACGTTCGTCGCATTACTGGTATCATCGGGGCTTCAAAAATTCGATTCCTCAGGAACCTTTGCCTGCTGGCTACAGTCGGCCTGTCCCTCTTTGCCCTCGATCACGGCGACCCCACTAGAGCCCAGGAACAACCAGAGTTTCCATCATCCTCCTTTGCAACGTTCACCGTCATCAACACAAATGACAGCGGAGCGGGGAGCCTTCGACAGGCGATCATCGACGCCAATAACGCTGTGGGGCTGGACACTATCAATTTTAATATTCCCGGTGCAGGGTTGCATACGATAACGCCGTTGTCATCCCTTCCCTTCGTGACCAGTTCTGTCACGATTGACGCTACCACGCAACTGGGGTTTGCAGGATCGCCGATCATCGAATTGGACGGTACAAGTGCGGGATCCAACACCAGCGGTCTAATCATAACCGCTGGCAACAGTCGGATCAAAGGATTGATCATTAATAGGTTCAGTGGGATCGGTATTGAACTCTTCAATTGCTCAAACAGCACGATCGAAGGAAACTATATCGGCACGAACGCTGCCGGAACAGTCGCACTTCCTAATGTAAATTATGGAATTATTATCGGATACAACAATTCGAACAATAATGTAATCGGAGGATTAACTGCGGCCTCTCGAAATGTAATTTCTGGTAATCATCAAGCTGGTATTGGTATTAGCGGCTCCTCAAATAATCAGATTTTGGGTAATTACATCGGTACGAATCCTGCGGGTTCCGCAGCGATTCCAAATGACTATGGGATCTTCATCGCTAACACCGCTTTAAACAATGTCGTAGGGGGAACTGCTTCCGGATCAAGGAATATTATTTCGGGTAACCTCTTCGACGGAATATTAATTCTACAACAATTGGATTCGACAGGTAATCAGATAGTTGGGAACTATATCGGTACAGATGTGTCCGGTGGCTCAGCGATACCGAACGTCCGAGGTATTAGCTCGACGGCGAGCAACAACCTAATAGGTGGAAGCGGTGCAAACGCTGGGAACGTGATCGCTTTTAATAGCGGGCTTGGAATCCGAGTCTATTCAACATCTGATACGGGAGTTAGCGATAGTATCTTGGGAAACTCGATCTTCTCAAATGGAGGTCTCGGCATTGACCTCGCGGACAATGGAGTTACGCTTAACGACATTGGCGACGGAGATTCGGGGTCGAACAACCTTCAGAACTTCCCCGTTCTTACCGCTGCTACATCGATCGGCGGTGGCAGTGCCAGCATTCAGGGTACCCTCAACTCAGTGGCAAATACCTCGTTCCGGATCGAATTCTTTTCCAATCCGTCTTGCGACGCATCGGGGAATGGTGAGGGAAAGACTTATCTCGGAACGACAAACGTGACAACGAATGCGAACGGTGATGCGGCGATCAATGCAACTGTAACGGCGCCATCGGTGGGGTATTCAGTCACCTCGACTGCCACAAGACTCTTAGCGGGTAATCCGACTGACACATCCGAGTTTTCTGCGTGTCGGCCATATTCGGCGGGATCTCTTCAGTTCAGTGCCCCAGCATATTTTACATTAGAAAGCGGCAATGTTTTCTTCGGCGTAAACGTTACCCGAACGGGCGGCAATGCGGGCTCCGTGAGCACCGGGGTTTATTCATGTGAACCCTTTAGCGGGTCTCCTTACGCAACGCCTGGACAGGATTATTCTCTTTTATCGGGCGGTGTGGGCTTTGGCGATGGCGATGCAAATCCGCAATTTGTTCCCATCCAGTTGATAGACGATGCGATATTTGAAAGTTCAGAGACCATTCAACTTTGTTTGGCGAACCCGTCCGGCGGAGCGGTCATTGGTTCGCCCAGCGTGACGCAGGTTATCCTGAATGAAAATGATCCGCCGCCGACCCTTACGATCAATAATATTACCGCAAACGAAGGAAACAGCGGAACGACGGCGTTCCTATTTACAGTCACAAAAACCGGTGCGACGAGTGTAAATGCGGCGGTCAACGCCGCTACGCAAAATGGTACCGCGACAACAGCAGGTGGTGATTATCAATCAACTTCCGGGAATCTGACGTTCCTGCCGGTCGAAACGACTAAAACATTTTCGGTATTAGTCAACGGAGACACAATATTCGAACCTGACGAAACCTTTTTAGTTAATCTTACCGCCCCGACCAATGCCGCGATTTCGAATGGAGTTGGAACAGGGACAATTACCAATGACGACCCCCAAACGCCCAGCGTATCGGTCGCGGTGGCCCCCGCGAGTGTAATCGAAGGAAGCGGGGCCTCGCTGACCTACACTTTCACGCGTAGCAGCGCGGCCGCTGGTGCTCAAACGATCAATTTTAATGTTGGGGGCACTGCTCAGTACCCCACCGATTATAACGTAAACAGTCCGAGCCAACCGGCGACATTTTCGGCGGCCAATGGGACGGTTACCTTTGCGGCCGCAAGCCTGACCGCCATCGTCAACGTAACCCCGATAAACGCTCAAATGGTTGAGCCGGATGAAACGATAATTCTAACGGTTACTCCGGGCGCCGGATACACCGTTACCGCGCCAACGTCGGCGACAGGAACCATCATCAATGACGACACCGACATTACCTGTATAGGACCTGCTCCTGCATCGGTTAATGAAAACAGCGGTCTGGCGATGGCCTATACGTGTACGAGAAATGGTGTGACGGCAACGGCCGCGTCGATTCCGTTCACGCTCGGCGGCACGGCTACTTTCTCGATTGACTATACCGTCACGGGCAACATATCGGGTGTGAATGCGGCTGGAGGTGCTCTCAATTTTGGTGCTGGTTTTACGACCGCCACGGTTAATATAAACCCGGTTGCTGACCCGGTTGTTGAGGCGGACGAGACCGTTATCGTTGCCTTTGCCACCGGTCCTGGATTTAGTATTGTTCCGAACCCCACAGTTCTGACCGGCACGATTGTCAATGACGATCAGGATGTATCAGTCGCTGTTTCGCTGACAAATCCGGTGAGTCCGGGCAACTCGGTGAATGAGGACGGCACGGTGAACTTGCTCTACACCTTTACCAGAGTTACGTCGCTTGGTCTGCAGGCTCAGCCTTTGACGGTCAACTTCACGACCACTGGTACGGCAACGAATCCACCCGACTTCACGCAGACGGCTACTGGAACGATCACATTCCTGGCCGGTCAGGCGACCCGAACGATGGTCGTTGATCCGACGCCGGATTCAACGGTCGAGCCCGACGAAACGGTGTTTATCACGGTGACGCCGGGTTCAGGTTATAACGCGCAACCGCCCGGTGCGGTCGGCACAATCACAAACGACGATGCTCCGATTGGTGGCTGTCCGACCGGTAGCATTGAGTATGGGCAGAGTATCCTATCAGTTATCGATCCGTCATCCTGCCTGATCGACGGAGACCTTACCGAGCTTTACACATTTAATGGCACAGCCGGACAGCAGATCGTTATTACGATGTCGAGCGACAGCTTCTTTACACGGCTTCAATTATTCGATCCTTCGAATAATATGGTGGATCAAACGCCACCAAATGGTTCGGTCACTGATTCGAGGCTGCCGGGCAGCGGCTTGCTGACTCTACCCGCGGCAGGAGCTTACATTATTAGGGCGCGTGCTCAGTCGGGCGGAATCGGGGCTTATCGGCTATCGCTCTATTTGCGGCCGGCAACAGGCTGTACGTATTCTTTCACTCCACGGACAAACGCGGTTGCCGCGGGCGGTGCTTTTGCATTTTTTGTTGTGACGCAACCAGGTTGCCCGCCGGCAGATACACCAGCCAATTCAGGACAAATATACAATAGTCTGACCTATCGGGGCGGACTGGTGAAATTCAATGTCCTGCCAAATGGTGCGAACACCCGCACTGGAACGATACCTATAAACAGCCAAACGCATCTGATAAATCAGTTCGGAACGGCGGTGCCGTCGAATGATAATTTCGCGAATGCCCTTGCCATTACCGGCATTAGTAGCAAAACAGCAACGTTCCCGACTCTGGAGCAAGCTGAAGTGCCTGACGCTCCCATTATCGGCTACAATTTATCCGCGACCGCGGAAGCCGGAGAGCCAGCCCACGCTGCAATTAACGCTGCGAAATCGGTGTGGTATTCTTGGACGACGCCTGCTGCGAGCAGCGGGCTCTATAGTTTTACGACGTCGGGAAGCGATTTTGATACGGTTATGGCTGTTTACTCGTGTCCTGCATCCGGTGTCTGCTCATTTGCGAATATAACCGCTGTGGGCGCAAATGATGATACGACTTTCTATGACAATACGAGCAAGGTGAACTTCCGCGCAGTGGCTGGAACACGCTACATGATTGCGGTCGATGGTAAGAACGGAGCAAGCGGCAGCATACAATTGTCATGGCGTTCGTACGAACGCTTGTTCCGTCTGTACCTTCAAAATTATAATGGCTTTCCGTCTGCTTTTGTGCCGGACAGCATTTCGGCATCCAATGGCTCAAATACAGTAATCCCATCCTTGGTTTCGCGGAGCGTCTATGAATTTAGTCTCCCTGTGGATAATTCGGTTTACGTAGTCAATATTACGGGACCAGCGGGCATCGTTTGGGATCCAAACAACTTCCCTTTGACGACGGCTTTTAGAGAAGCAGGGGACTCTACGTTAGCGACTCAGATCGGTAACCAAAATGTCGTGTCCAATGCCCAAAGTCAAACCCCGCAGCATGTTAGCGGCTTTATTCGCAATATTTCGCTCGGCGAGATTCCTACTCTCTCCGTATTTATCGGATCTTCGCGTGGCCCGAACCCAGTCGATGCCCGCCCCTGTACCCCGCTCGGCCAACAGACGATCCAGCCCTTTCAATACGCAGTTTACGATTGCCTTTCGCAGCCCGACACGCTGCATGAAATAGTTCCGAGTATGGCGAATAAGATCTTCGTATTGCCGAGCCGGATTTTCGAGCACCCGATTGAGGCTAAAGAAACCGGCGGTCCTGTGCCGCCTCAAGCACTTGTGGCCACAAATTCGGCGACATACAATTTGGCTGGCCGCGTTCTTTCGGGTGGGGCGGGAACAACTGTCGATCTCCAATTTACCCCTACAGGAACTACTCAGGAAATTAGCCTGCGGACGACTACGAACGAGCTGGGTGCGTTCAGCTTTACAAATCTTGCTCCGAACACCTATAAGCTCAAGGCGACGAAGCCCGGGTATACTTTCGTGTCGCCCTCACCGATCTCGCTCCAATCGAACCTTACCGGTGTAGAGATATCTTCGCAGGCGCCTTGCACGTTCACACCGGCGAGTCTTTCGGCTATTTCTGCATCTGGAGGATCGAATCAGATCAACGTTACCACCAGTCATCCCGGCTGCGAATGGACAGCGACGAGCGACGTTCCGTGGATCATAATCAACTCCGGCGAGATTGTCGGGAACCAACCCGTGTTCTTTACCGTTGCGGCGAACGCGGGAGCCGCCAGAGAAGGGACGATCCGGATACGCAATCGTCCAGATCCGGTCGTGATCCTGCAGGCGGCGGGAACAATCCCTCTGAGTTTCGAGGGCGATCTAGTTGATGCGGTAGGAACGGCCGCAGGCGGCGATGGCGTACTTGCGAATGATGTTTTGACTATTCGGCGCTTCGTTCTCGGCCTCGCGACTGCCGTAACCACGCCAAACCAATTTCAACGGGCCGATTGTGCCCCGCGCGATGTCTCGTCGAATACTTATGGTGACGGAGCAATAAATTCAACGGACGTGACCGTCGTGAGGCGATACAATCTGGGCATTGATCCGCCGACCGCAGCCGCTGGTCCGGCGGTGCCGGCTGGGACTTTTGCCGAACGCCTGAACGGAGGCCCGCGGTTCGATCCGTTTTATCTGGGGCCGATCGTCCGGATAACCGACTCCGAGGGAATCGCTGGGAAGAAAGTAAAGGTCTGGATAAAACTTGATTCCCAAGGAGATGTCGCATCGGGCAGTTTTACGCTCAATTTTAACCCTAAAGCGTTCAGTTTGGTATCGGTGGGGCTCAGAGCAGATATGCCGGCCGAGACCAATTTGATGCTGAATACAAACGATAGCCGCTTGGGACGCTTAGGTGTACTTTTAGATTCGACCAGAACATACGAATCAGGGAACCGACCTATTATGGTATTTACATTCGACGTTTCTCCTGATGCGATGCCGGGAATTTATCCCTTAGTGATCAATGGCTCGTTAGCTCCGCTCAGCCTATCAGACGCATACGGGAATCTAATCATGGCGACGTATCCTTCGGGACAAGTATTGGTCCGTCCGTCGGAAGGTAAATATTGA